The sequence AGGGAAGGTAAAGACAGCAAAAGTGTGTTCCTTTTGGAGAAAAATTATGGATGCACAAATGTTCAAACATCAAAATGTTTCAATGTTATCGTTTCTTTCTGTGATCCTCACAGCAGAAAACAGGACTACCCTAATGTCTGTTGGGGAGGTATTTTCTTGAAGGAATAAGGCTTAGCTAATCAACAGTCTAGCCATGTAAGCCTACACTGAGACAGACACCAACCCTAAGATAAGATACACGAACCACCCCCATTTGAACAAAGACACAGCAACTGGCAAGAAATAATGTTCTGTGACAATGTAATCTGCCGCATTTATTACATTGAAAGAGACAGGAAATATACACCCTCACATTTGGGGATAACGGAAGAATTGTACAACTTACTGAGCTGTTCACCATTCTGCATGCCAACAAAAGATAGTCAATGAGGCCACacttactgtaaaaaaaaaagccaTCACAAGTCAGCTTTATAATAACTTAACATAGCTAAGGTGGACAACAGTATTAGGCTTTGCAAtatggagaagaaaaaaaaaatcatacacaATATGCCGGACGCGAGCTTCTAATTGAACTTGATCAAGTTTTTAAATGTTTGCTCCCGTTTAAatcctactgaacatgacccactGGTAAAATGACTGTGGCACCATGAGAAGAGCACCATAGAATACTAAATGGTGGGGTTCACCTCTGTCCTTCAGTATTGCAGTAAACAGGTTTCACAGTCTTCAAACCACTGTCCAAACCAGTTGGCCAATGACTGCACCGCATCTCACAAGAGTTGGCCAGTGAGGTCCTTTCACAATGGGATTTGGCCAAGTGCACCCTTTCACAACATTAAATTGGACCTATGGCTACATCGAGGTTCCTCTCACCACAGTCTAAAAACGGAACTGCTGAGGCATGAAGCAAGGTCACTGATACATTGGTCAATCTTCAGATTCATAGTAGCCTATTTGACTGAGTGACTGGTCCTATAGATATCACACTGTGTTGCAGGAAAACCTGTAAGAATGTATTTTCTTTAGAGTGAGCAGACATTTGAAAATAACCCCGTTCTAAAGACCCCTGCATTCAGAGATCAAATTCTGTGAAGCTCCATCGCACCTTCACTTATCCTGAGAAGAAAATTAAACATTCTGTGTAGACTGTGAAGCAGCATGTCATCAAAGCCTATCCACTTACAGTTTGCCCCATTTCAGCCTTGTTAACGTTACCCTGTGGTAGGCAGACCGTTTCTGTCTTGTCATCCTGACTTGCAGATCAAGCATGAGGAAATGTTTGTTTTGCGCCAATGGAATTAACTATTGGATTACATCATTACTACTTCCTTATTCAATCAATGGAGGAACCAGCTGTGAATATCTGGATGACAAATGGCAGTCAACATGGCATTTGTATAAATCATATGTAGTTAACCAACTATGCTGAATGTGGTATTTTAGGTTCTCTTCTTCACATAAAAGGTGTTATTTAACTAAACCTAGTGTAACGTGGGAGAACCAATGTTGACTAGTTGGGCGTGACAGCGTCAACGTGCATGCACTGTTTTAATTGCAATACCTATTTGATAGCTCACAACCAGTCTTTCAAATTAGACAACACCTGAAAATAGAAACCCCTAGCCAGAGCTATATAGCTCTTcccatagttagctagctagctaacaagttgTAATGCATGAAACGTGCAAGAGCCGTGGTCATAACTAGCTAGCCAAGAAGGAAGTAAGTTAATCATTAGCCAAACCAGCAGACATGATAagacagctagctagcaacattagtGTCAAAGCTAAAAAAACAGGTCATTAGAAGTTTATCGGAATTAATAGTCGAGGAGACCCTAAGCAGGTTTATGAAAAATTACGttaagtaacgttagctagcgcagCTATAACCCCTAGCAACATGTTATATCAATGTGTTGAGCTAGTATAGGTAATGCCTGCCTGGCCTTGGCTAGTGCCATAGGGGTCAATCCAATCTGTTACCATTGAAGTCTCCGGTGTCCGCCACGACCACCGTGTATTTCTTCAGCTGCTCTAACGCCGACTCCATCTTTCGCCGTTTGTCTGGTGACACACTACACATGATGAAGGGAAACAGAGAGCTTTTATATTCACAAAGCACGTGAGACAGACGGAATTTTGGATCCACGGAAGCGCAGTGGTGTGGACGCGGACGGCGGCGCTCCGAAGCTGGAGACAGACGCGCGCACGTTGGCTGTTTGAAATCGGTTTGAAGCAAGAAGTTGCTCTCGTCCAATAGAGAACGATACTTGCTCTCACGCCTCGTACTGCTACTTGAATTGACCAATAGAATGACTTATCGGGGAAGTAGTTCATAGCCCTCGTGTGCATATTTAAGGACATGCATCAGGAGGTGTTGTACACAGTATGTCCTTTTTCATTTATCTGATTATGAAACCATACTACAAGCAAAGCACCTCAAAGGAAAATACCAAGATTGTTGGTTGTGTCAAGAGGTTATAGGCTCATGCACTTAATATTTGAATAAATTAATATAATGTAGTACAAAGTCCATCTGTAATAGATGATAATGTAGAATATAATCTGTAATGAACAAGAAAAATCGTACCTACATAACTTGGATTAACTACATAGTAGTTTACAATATTTACCTGAGCTGAAGAACACATGACACTATTGAACAAGTCAGCCACTCACAGAAGTCATAGGGAGCATTCAGTAAGACTATAAAATTCAAGTATGGAAGGCAATTATCTACGTAAATCATACATGATAAAGTGGGTTACAGAAACAAATGAAAAAGTGAATATTTATCATaaagataataataatagtaaacaaTTTAACTATTTTACCTTGATAGATGTCTTTGTGTATATTCAGGGTACATACAGGATATGACAAACAGTCTTTTGGACAGTATGTCCTTTTAGTTCATTGCTCTGATTAACAACCCATTTATATGCCCAACATTAGGCTTGGCAAAACATCTCAAACAAAAATACCAAAGGCCGGTTTCCCGAATACAGGTTAAAACTAGTCCTGGATTCAAAATCATTATTTTTGGAGAAACTGTTGAAAGTTTGTTTTGGTCCAGGACTAGGCATAATCTGTGTCTAGGAAACCAACCCCAAGAGTTTGGTCATATCAATGAGTTGCAGGCTTATGCATTTGCTTTGGACTGTTCCGaaattgggcggcaggtagcctcggGGATAGAGTATTGGGCCAGCCgaaatctgtcgctgtgcccttgagcaaggcacttaaccccaattgctccaggggcgctggaCAATGgcgaccctggccgtgaccccactcacTGCGGGTGTCTAAGGGcagttgggatatgcaagaaacatttccattacacacttgtgtgtaacaggacaaatatgAGCACCCttccaatttttttatttttattctatcAATGTTCGCACAAAGTTTGAAAGCCCCCAGTATATCCACTTTAATGTCAAGTAAGAACAATATATTATGATTGTTATCTGGAAGATCTTGGTGTTAGAGCAGTGTCCTGACAGAAAGCAGCAGATCTGTAGAAGAGATTTCCAACACACAAAATTGCATGAATGATTGACAGCGATAGTCAGAGAAATTGTCTAAAGCACACGCAGATGGTACCAAGTTAACATAAGATATGTCCTGTGCTGTTTGTCATTATCACATAAATGAACAGGAGTCCCTAATGCTAGCAGAGATCTGGGCTTTCCTCACTGCTCTGCAATTTAACCTTCTTATGAACAGTCCTCATATGTTTTTTCAAGGTTGTCATCTGACTGAAGCATTTGCCGCAACTGTTGCACCGAAACGGCTTCTCTCCCGTGTGAATACGCTGGTGGCGTTTTAGGTCACTTACTGAAATAAAGCCCTTCTCACAGTCGGCACACTGATAGGGTCTTTCCCCTGTGTGTACCCTCATATGCTCATTCAGTCGGTTTCGCCGGAAGCTTTTGCCACAAACGCTGCACTGgtacggtttctctcctgtgtgagtcctcATGTGCGTGCCCAGGTCCCCCTTGCGGTTGAAGCacttgccacattctttgcaccAATGTGGCCTCTCCACTGTGTGAATTCTCTGATGCGTTTTTAAATGGTTGTTATTGGTAAACCCTTTCCTGCACACAGGACACTTGTATGGTCTATCACCTGTCTGAGCCCTCATTGGTGCTTTCAGCTCACTGGTTGTGTCAGTGTCTGGAGGACTTTGTCCTTTATCTGTCCATGTACGTTTTGACTTTGACATGGTCTGAGAGTTACTGGTTGATTCTGATGCCCCGTAGTCCTCTC comes from Coregonus clupeaformis isolate EN_2021a unplaced genomic scaffold, ASM2061545v1 scaf1401, whole genome shotgun sequence and encodes:
- the LOC121548224 gene encoding zinc finger protein 37, translating into MNHERTEAVFTTSLRQNVLHFLCLRPCPVQSDVSLIFAVAQCCYYFIQPKMSKLHSLNVFLTARLTAAAVDIFGAVEKTITAYQEEVSRSKEENDHLRKLLLDFGFKPDRESQRADLQQLTLPVSGEEVPSEQEWSDQEDTEPIFIPPCVESASDQDSPQSSHLYQTGKNSKKDSLPTNATEPIKIKHDGEDYGASESTSNSQTMSKSKRTWTDKGQSPPDTDTTSELKAPMRAQTGDRPYKCPVCRKGFTNNNHLKTHQRIHTVERPHWCKECGKCFNRKGDLGTHMRTHTGEKPYQCSVCGKSFRRNRLNEHMRVHTGERPYQCADCEKGFISVSDLKRHQRIHTGEKPFRCNSCGKCFSQMTTLKKHMRTVHKKVKLQSSEESPDLC